Proteins encoded by one window of Companilactobacillus ginsenosidimutans:
- a CDS encoding catalase: protein MSKKLTTSTGQPWADNQHSQTAGPRGPVLMQDYDLMEKLAHFDRERIPERVVHAKGAGAKGEFVLENDMSKYTKADLFNGVGKTTPIIIRFSQVAGEKGYPDTVRDVRGYALKFYTQEGNYDIVGNNTPVFFVNDPLKFPDFIHSQKRDPKTNRRTQEMQWDFWAHSPESIHQVTYLMGDRGLPASYREMNGYGSHTYKWVNKDGEQFWVKYHFISNQGVKNMSEAQAGKLAGENPDFLQDDLFDAIESKNYPSWNVYVQIIPYEDGLNYKWDIFDVTKVVSHKDYPLIKVGKYTLNENPTNNFTDVEEAAFSPANFVPGIEPSPDKLLQGRLFSYKDTQRYRLGVNFEDLPINKPLNEVHNYQRDGYMKSDNQGSEVNYEPNGQNGPKEDLSASVSGYSVEGTAGNQPYAHNVDYSAQAGDLYRLMSDDEKDRLINTIAGGLGQVDSMEIKTLEVNQMYAADKEYGKRVAKALNLDINEVLQLNN, encoded by the coding sequence ATGTCAAAAAAATTAACAACTTCAACTGGTCAACCTTGGGCCGATAATCAACATTCACAAACTGCTGGACCTCGTGGACCCGTTTTAATGCAAGACTATGATCTCATGGAAAAATTGGCTCATTTTGATCGCGAGCGCATCCCTGAACGTGTGGTTCATGCTAAAGGTGCTGGTGCAAAAGGTGAATTTGTACTTGAAAATGATATGAGTAAATATACTAAAGCTGATTTATTCAACGGTGTCGGCAAAACTACACCTATCATCATTCGTTTCTCACAAGTTGCTGGAGAAAAAGGATATCCCGATACAGTACGAGATGTTCGTGGGTATGCATTGAAGTTCTATACACAGGAAGGTAATTATGACATCGTTGGTAACAACACCCCCGTTTTCTTCGTAAATGATCCATTGAAATTCCCTGATTTCATCCATTCTCAAAAGCGTGATCCAAAAACTAATCGTCGCACACAAGAGATGCAATGGGACTTTTGGGCTCACTCACCTGAATCAATTCATCAAGTAACTTATTTGATGGGTGATCGTGGTCTACCTGCTTCATACCGTGAAATGAATGGTTATGGATCACATACTTACAAATGGGTGAATAAAGATGGTGAACAGTTCTGGGTTAAATATCACTTTATTTCAAACCAAGGTGTTAAAAATATGTCAGAGGCTCAAGCTGGAAAACTTGCTGGTGAGAATCCCGACTTTTTGCAAGATGATTTATTTGATGCCATTGAGTCAAAGAACTACCCTTCATGGAATGTCTACGTTCAAATTATTCCGTACGAAGATGGATTAAATTATAAGTGGGATATTTTTGATGTTACTAAAGTTGTTTCTCATAAAGACTATCCTCTAATCAAGGTTGGTAAATATACGTTAAATGAAAATCCAACCAACAACTTTACTGATGTTGAAGAAGCTGCCTTCTCGCCTGCTAACTTTGTACCTGGTATTGAGCCCTCTCCTGACAAACTATTACAAGGCCGCTTGTTCTCATATAAAGATACTCAAAGATATCGTCTAGGCGTAAATTTTGAAGATTTACCTATCAATAAACCTTTGAATGAGGTCCATAATTATCAACGAGATGGCTACATGAAATCAGATAATCAAGGTTCAGAAGTAAATTATGAGCCAAATGGTCAAAATGGTCCCAAGGAGGATTTGTCAGCATCTGTCTCTGGATATTCTGTAGAAGGTACAGCTGGTAATCAGCCTTATGCACACAATGTGGATTACAGCGCTCAAGCCGGTGATTTATATCGTCTAATGTCAGATGATGAAAAAGATAGATTAATTAACACTATCGCTGGTGGACTTGGACAAGTTGACAGTATGGAAATTAAAACTTTGGAAGTCAATCAGATGTATGCTGCCGATAAAGAATACGGAAAACGAGTCGCAAAAGCTC